Proteins from a genomic interval of Nostoc sp. TCL240-02:
- a CDS encoding serine/threonine-protein kinase encodes MSHITQSAVHCINPDCQRPYPQPWGNKFCNSCGAPLELLDRYVPLQPLGSGGFAQIYTVWDEKTQTEKVLKVLVEESPKALELFTQEAAVLSSLQHPGVPAVDAEGYFQVQLFNPKPHQLPCLVMEKINGRTLEEILKKFPQGCPEKLVVNWFAQTVEILQELHKRQIIHRDIKPSNLMLGTSSPTVSLPQGQIEGDRLVLIDFGGAKQFSPSKLRSQSSSTRLFSSGYSPPEQVSGSIVGPSADFYALGRTVIELLTGKYPLELEDQQTGKLRWRIAVNVNPQLADLLDEMVQEDVRSRPANAAMIQKRLAKISQPLPPPGLFAQLRDQLKQASTQVSQRFTLLIQAIEQVLANFSQAVTKTVIFIAQTIIKIFQACLATIWAMILAYVGACFGAIAGFILAYHTNLGRWVVEFISSQLNQLVPNTQPVFGADILVFIAAGWGTAWGLTVSGCFGQRRRFLVASLMGMISYGFGWFILQLITPKDSGEGLVAVILVAACLLTLSLGLRSHHVVYAVFAAFGSAIAYAFLILLRLAPPIFQFTSQPAWSELQLPLIFFGSVGFFISFWLAVSYYLIVPGLRFLGWR; translated from the coding sequence GTGTCCCACATCACTCAGAGTGCGGTTCACTGCATAAATCCTGATTGTCAACGTCCTTATCCCCAACCTTGGGGAAACAAATTCTGCAACAGCTGTGGCGCACCGCTAGAGTTGTTAGACCGCTATGTTCCACTTCAGCCATTAGGTTCGGGAGGATTTGCTCAAATTTACACGGTTTGGGATGAAAAAACTCAAACCGAGAAAGTGCTGAAAGTGTTGGTAGAAGAGTCACCAAAAGCACTGGAATTATTTACCCAAGAAGCGGCAGTTTTATCTAGTTTGCAGCATCCAGGTGTCCCCGCAGTCGATGCTGAAGGGTATTTTCAGGTACAACTGTTTAACCCCAAGCCGCACCAACTACCTTGTCTAGTAATGGAAAAAATCAATGGACGGACTTTAGAGGAGATATTAAAAAAGTTTCCCCAAGGGTGTCCAGAGAAGTTGGTTGTCAACTGGTTTGCCCAAACTGTAGAGATTTTACAAGAATTACATAAACGTCAGATTATTCATCGGGATATTAAACCTTCTAATTTAATGCTGGGCACATCTTCGCCCACTGTCAGCCTACCTCAAGGACAAATAGAAGGCGATCGCCTGGTACTAATTGATTTTGGTGGGGCAAAGCAATTTAGCCCCTCTAAGCTGCGTTCTCAGTCTAGTTCCACCCGATTATTTTCTTCTGGCTACAGTCCACCAGAACAAGTGAGTGGAAGTATTGTCGGGCCAAGTGCCGATTTTTATGCCCTTGGTCGAACGGTAATTGAACTGCTAACAGGCAAATACCCACTAGAATTGGAAGATCAACAAACTGGGAAATTGCGCTGGCGCATTGCGGTGAATGTCAACCCCCAACTAGCAGATTTACTAGATGAGATGGTGCAAGAGGATGTGCGATCGCGTCCAGCAAATGCAGCTATGATTCAAAAACGGTTGGCGAAGATTTCTCAACCATTACCGCCACCGGGATTATTTGCCCAACTGCGAGATCAGCTTAAGCAAGCTTCAACCCAAGTTTCCCAGAGATTTACACTGCTAATCCAAGCTATTGAACAAGTTTTAGCGAACTTTAGCCAAGCTGTTACTAAAACCGTAATTTTTATCGCTCAGACAATCATCAAAATTTTCCAAGCTTGTTTGGCGACCATTTGGGCGATGATTTTGGCTTATGTTGGTGCTTGTTTTGGTGCGATCGCTGGTTTTATTTTGGCATATCACACCAACTTGGGGCGTTGGGTTGTGGAATTTATTTCGAGTCAGCTAAACCAATTAGTCCCAAATACTCAACCCGTCTTCGGGGCAGATATTTTGGTATTCATCGCCGCAGGCTGGGGAACCGCTTGGGGACTGACAGTATCCGGGTGTTTTGGTCAACGGCGGCGCTTTTTAGTAGCATCGCTGATGGGCATGATTAGCTATGGCTTCGGCTGGTTCATTTTGCAATTAATCACACCAAAAGACAGTGGCGAGGGCTTAGTAGCAGTGATTTTAGTAGCAGCTTGCCTACTCACCTTGAGCTTAGGTCTTCGCAGCCATCATGTAGTGTACGCTGTATTCGCTGCCTTTGGTAGTGCGATCGCCTACGCATTTTTGATTCTTTTGAGGTTGGCACCACCGATCTTCCAATTTACTAGTCAACCAGCTTGGTCAGAGTTACAGTTACCTCT
- a CDS encoding RNA-binding protein, with amino-acid sequence MSIYVGNLSYDVTQEDLSGIFAEYGTVKRVQVPTDRETGRPRGFAFVEMGTEAEETAAIEALDGAEWMGRDLKVNKAKPKEDRGDRGSFGGNRGGYGGGGGRGGRY; translated from the coding sequence ATGTCAATTTACGTAGGTAACCTCTCTTATGACGTTACACAAGAAGATTTAAGTGGTATTTTTGCAGAATATGGTACTGTAAAGCGAGTTCAAGTACCTACTGACCGTGAAACAGGTCGTCCGCGAGGCTTTGCTTTTGTGGAAATGGGAACTGAAGCGGAAGAAACAGCTGCCATTGAAGCTCTCGATGGTGCTGAGTGGATGGGTCGTGACCTAAAAGTAAATAAGGCTAAACCCAAGGAAGATAGAGGTGATAGAGGTTCCTTTGGTGGAAACCGAGGAGGATACGGTGGCGGCGGCGGACGCGGCGGACGCTACTAA
- the rpsU gene encoding 30S ribosomal protein S21, with amino-acid sequence MTQVIVGDNEHIESALRRFKREVSKAGIFPDMRKHRHFETPLEKRKRKEVAKHRQSKRSFRN; translated from the coding sequence ATGACCCAAGTAATTGTCGGTGACAATGAACACATTGAATCAGCCTTACGACGATTTAAGCGAGAAGTTTCCAAGGCTGGAATTTTTCCAGATATGAGAAAGCATCGTCATTTTGAAACACCCTTAGAAAAACGCAAGCGCAAAGAAGTCGCCAAGCACAGACAGAGTAAGAGAAGTTTTCGTAATTAA